The uncultured Cohaesibacter sp. genomic sequence ATGTGGGGGGTATCCCATCAGGCCGTGCAGGCCACCTACAGCACCAATGTCGAGCATATGACCCGGACAGTGAATCTGCACCGCTTTGTCGAGACGGTTGCGGTGAGCGGCAATGTGGAACCGCTGGCCATGGTCTCGGCCCTGTTTGGCAAGATCCTTGTGGATGCGCCCGAGGGGAGAGCATGTCGCCCGGAGCCCAAGGCCATGCAGCTGGCCAAGGAGATGGCGGACAGCGTGTCCTCGATCATCGTGAAGATGGAAGACGGCAAGCTCGATGCATCCGAGAAGCCGGAACTGGCATCCGAGATCAAAGGCATTATGGACCAGTGCGCAGATCTGCTCACCGGCCTTTCTTTCAATCGATAGGAGAGAGTGATGAGCGAACTCAAGACCACAGAAGCAATCCCGCAGACTGAGTTGCAGCGCCTTGTGCGGCTGCAGGCCGAAGTCAAGGAAGCCAACGGGGAGCGGGCCGGTGAGTATGGCGATGAGGTCAAGGCGGCCTCGGACAAATACGGGGTGAACAAAAAGGCCCTGTCCATGGTGTGCACCCTTAACCGGATGACGCGGGAGAAGCGGGATGATGTGCTGCGCTCCTTTGACAATTACACGCTGATGATGGGCTGGGAAGTGGAGGACGATCTTGTTGACCGCATGGAAGACGGGACAGAGGCGGCGAGGCAGACAGAACAGGTCGGGCAAGCCCAGCCTTCCTTGTCCGGAAGCGAGATTGTTCACCCGATCCAGCCAACGGTGAACTGAGATGCATATTCTGGCGATTGATCCGGCCACCCATACAGGCTTTGCCCGGTTTGCTTCTGGCAGCGTGTCTCTTGTCTCCGACATTGTCTCCTTTGATGAGGAATTGGGCGCCTTCAATCGCCAGTATCGCCGCTGGCTGACCGACCAGATCAAGCGCTACGGGATCAGCGAGGTTGTGATTGAAGCGGCGATCCTGCCCACGGGCAACACCAACATTGTCACGCTCAAGAAGGCCTATGCCATCAATATGAACACCCACGATATAGCCAAGCATCTGGGCTGCGCTGTGACCGAGGTGCAGAACGGCACTTGGCGCGCCCACTTCCTGTGTGGCCGGATGCCCCCCAAAGAGCACCGCGGCAGGGGCAAGCTGTCGGCCTGGTACAAGCAGGCGGTCAAACAGCGCTGTGCGGAGCGCGGCTGGCGGGTGCGTGATGACAACGAGGCCGATGCGCTTGGCATTCTTGATTGGGCGCGGGCACAGCGTGATCCGGCCTATGCGGTCCATTCCACTCCCTTATTCGAACAGGCAGCATCATGAGCAAAGACCTTCTGGAAGCAGCATATCGGGATTTTGACAAGGCTGTGCAGCAGCATGAACACAGCAAGACACATGCGAGCGAGAAGGCTCTGTATGAGGCGCGCATCAATGTGCTCTCGATCCGCAATGATCTCAAGGAGCGCAAGATCAAGGGGCTTGCCCGCGAGGTGGAGCGTCTACAGGAGACGCTTGCTCTGGGGCCGGACAGCCAGGAGCAGTCTATCGGGGAGCTGGCCGACCGGATTGTTGATCGCCTTTCCCCCCGCCAGCAGGCCGAAGCCTTGTTCAAGGGGGCGGCAGAATGAGCGGGAGCAAACAGGCTAAAGGGCAGGCCAAAGGGAAAGCCGCCATCAAGGTCTATGGTCACCGGACCGTTCAAGCCATGAGGGCAGAGAATGGACGGGACAGCAAAGGGCGGCCCCAGCTTGTCTACTGCATCAATGAGAAGCAGCAGAACAGGGTCACGTTGCCCAGTGTCTCCCGGTTCTTTCCGTAAACAAAGGCAAATCTGATGATCTTGCGCGGTCCATCATGGAAATGGCTTGCGCGATTACGGGCGGTTGGGATGAGGACTGTGCAAGAGATATGAGTAATCCGAAAGACATTCGCGTATTGGTGGCTTGCGAGTTCAGCGGGACAGTGCGTCGGGCCTTTGACGCATGCGGGTTTGATGCCTGGTCATGTGATCTCCTGCCAGCAGAAGACGGGTCCAACCGGCATTTCCAATGCGACGTGCGGGACATTCTGCATGAGGGATGGGATTGCCTGATCGTGGCGCATCCTCCTTGCACACGCCTTTGCAACAGCGGTGTGCGCTGGCTGACCAAACCGCCAAGAGGCAAGACGCTGGACCAGATGTGGCAGGAGCTGGAAGAGGGGGCCTCGCTGTTCTCCGACATGTGGAACGCCCTGATCCCCCATGTGGCAGTAGAGAACCCGGTCATGCACAAGCATGCGAAACGCCTCATTCGCAACTATCAAGAGTTCAGTCAATCCGTCCAGCCCTGGGAATATGGGCATGGAGAAGTCAAGAGAACCTGTCTCTGGCTTCGCAATCTGCCCAAACTGCTTCCCACCAATATCGTTGATGGTCGCATGGCCCGCGTGCATAGGATGCCGCCTGGCCCGGATCGGGCAAAGGAACGCTCGCGCTTCTTCTCCGGAATTGCCCAGGCAATGGCGGATCAATGGGGGCCGGTTCTTTGTGGAACGGCTCAAACCGATTTGTTCGGGAGGGTGGCATGACCTCGTTTGACGACTGGAAAGAGGAAGCGCGGGCTGTGCCAGTCCTGAAGGCAGCGCAGATGTGCGGGGCAAAGCTGGTGCGGGCTGGGGGCGAGTATAAGGGACCATGCCCGATGGGATGCTCCAGCCATGACGGCTTTATTGTGACCCCTGCAAAGAACCTGTTCCTGTGTCGCAAGGGCGATGTGAGCGGGGATGCCATTGCGCTGGTGATGCATGCCATGGGCTATGACTTCATCAAGGCATGTGCCTTCCTGACTGGCAGGCCAGCACCGAATGGACGCGAGGGGCAGATTGATCCTGCAGCAGTCCGGAAAGCGGCTGCAAGACGGGAACAGGCTGAGCAGGAGCAGCAAAGACAGAATGAACTGTCTGCGCGTAAATGTGCATCCAAACGCCAGTCTGCTTATGGTCTCTGGAAACAGGCCCTTCCGATCAAGGCAACTATGGCCGAAGCCTATGCAGTCCGCCGACATATTGGCGCTGCTGGCTCTATCCCGAGCCTTCGCTTCCATCCAGAGGTCTATAACGAGGATATCAGACGGACCTGTCCTGCTTTGCTCGGTCTGGTGATCGGTCCGGACAAGGGCTTTTGTGGTGTCTGGCGGATCTTCCTCAAAGAGGGCGGTCTGAAGGCCGATGTGCCTCAGGTCAAGAAGGGGCTTGGCAGTGCAAAAGGCGGTGCTGTCTGGATTGCCAGTCAAGAGGAAGCTCTTGCTCCTGTCTGGGGGATCTGTGAGGGGATCGAGACAGCCCTCTCTGTGCGCCAGCTGTTCGGCTTGCCGGTCTTTGCTGCTCTCTCTACCTCTGGCGTTGCAGGCTTCAAGGTGCCTCCGCATGTCACCCATCTGGTGATCTATCCGGACGGGGATGTGCCGACACAGCGCAAACAGGGCGGATGGAATGCGCCTCCCGGTATGCATGCTGCCGCAAAGCTGGCTGCCCGCCTCAGACAGGAGCATCTCTCCCATTGCATCGAACAGCCCCCAAGGGACGGGGACTGGAATGATATCCTCGTCACCGCGCAGGAGAAGCAGCTTGTCTGATCATGATACCCGGATGCTGGAAGAGGCCCTGATCGGGGCGCTGCTCAATGACAGCCTGCAATATTATGCCATCTCTGCGGGACTGAAGCCCGAATGCTTCTCTGATCCCCTGTTGGGGGAAGTCTACGGGGTGATTGCCTCCCTGCTGGAGCAGGGCAAGGGGTTGGACGTCAATCTGGTCTGTCATGGCATCAAGACACCGCCCAAGGGCTTTAGCCTCTCTGCGGCCCTGTTGCGCTTTGCCAAGGATACCGGCGGCGGTTCCTTCATTGAGGATTATGCCGGCGAGATCATCGAAGGCCATCGCCTGCGCAAGCTGGATGCGGCGGCCGCAAAGATTGCCACCATGAGCAAGACAGGGGAGCGGGCTGAGGAGTTAGCCGAAGAGGCCCATAAGGCGATTGACGGGGTTCTGTCGGGGACCATTGTGCGGGAGACAGAGACAGCGGGCCATGTGGGTAAACGTCTATTGGAGCGGATCTCGGAAAGCCATCAGGAGCATGCGCCCCACTTTACCATCAATACCGGCCTTGGCTTCCTTGACGAGTTGCTTGGTCCCCTGATCCCCGGTCAGCTGATCTGGATTGGCGGACGCTCGGGTATGGGCAAGTCGATCCTTTCGGGCCAGATCACCACCAGTGTGGCACGGCAGGGGATTGCGGTCTGTCCGGTCCTTACCGAGATGTCGCCCGATGATGCCGAGAGCCGTGCCCTTCAGGCGGCAACGGCCATACCCTCGGAAAGCATTCAGGCCCTGCGCCTTAATGCAGAAGAAGAGGAGCGCCTTGCACAGGCCGTATATGGGCGGGACGGGTTGCCGATCCATTATGACGGGGGTGGCTTTGATCCCTTTGACCGGATCAGGGCACGCCTTAAACGTCTGACCCGGCTTCAGGGGATCAGGCTGGCCATTATCGACCATTTCCATGACATGACCCCGATTGATCCGCGCAAGAGTGATGCGGAGCAGAAGAACGAGCTGGCCAAGAAGCTCAAGGAGCTGGCCAAAGATCTCCAGATCCCGATCATTGTCTTTGCCCAGGCCAAGCGGTGGGAACCCATGGGCGGGGTCATCAAGGCCTACAAGGATATCCCGTGGCCCAATATCCAGATGTTCCAGGGCTCGGCGGGGATCGAGCAGAGTGCGGACAAGATGGTGGTGATCCACCGTCCCGAATGGTTCCTCGAGCAGTTCAAGCCCGCCTCACCGGGGGAGGAGTGGCAGAATGCGATGTTCACCTGGAAGAACAAGACCCTTCTGGTGATCCCCAAGAGCCGCAACAGTCAGGGTAACCGGCAGGTGAGCTGCTTCTTCAACGGACCGCTGCAGCGCTTCCAGTATGAGGACCCGAGGGATGAGGCCTTGATTTGAGAATGTTCTCATTATGTTTCATTATCCAAACAAACCGGCAACCCACAAAACAAGAGGTAGCAATGCCCACAGTGAAAGAGAGAACCCGACGCAAAGGGGCAAGCCCATCAGATATCCGATATCGCACAAGGGCAAAGGAGTTAAGGCGCGGGGAGCTGGATGAGCGTCTCTTCCGGATGCGGGCCAATGATGCCTCCTATGAGGTCATTGCCAAGCGGCTTGGTGTTTGTCGTAGCGACGTCGAGAAGCGGGCCAACCGGGTGTACGTGCAATTTGAAGCCCCCAAGGACGGGATAGGGCAGAACGGAATGAGACAGGAGAACCACTATGCTTGATTGGGCAAGGGCAGAGAACAAGGCGGACCAGCAGAGAAGCCGCCGCAAGCCGGTTGGTAAACGGGACGAAGAGCAGGGCCCTCTCATGGCCAGCCGGAGAGACCTTGAACGGACCCTTATAGAGAACCCTTATCTCAAGGGGGAGATGGAGCAGGTAACCCGACGGACACGGGACCCGCTTGATAGCCTTCACAGGCAGGGCAAGCTTGATGATGCGCAATTGAGGGCAGCCCATATCTTGAGGCGTACGGTTGAACGTATGGGCACACGGATCAATTCTGTCGATCCGGAACGGGTCAGGGTGGACGGGGGCAAGAAGGCTGATCCTGCCCTTTACCTGCTTGAAGGGACAGAGACCCTGAAGAAGGCCCAGAGAGCGGTAGAGAGCGCGTTGGGCAAAGAGGGCTGGGCGATTGTCCGCCGTGTTGCTGCATATGGGGAGGGGCTCTCTGTGGTTGGTAGAGACTATGCTGTGAGTGAGGCGGACCTCAAGCATGATGGCATCAGCCGGGAGGCCAAGGCCTATGTCAGTCGTGCCCTGTTACGGGGGCTTGAGCATGCCGCAAAGGCGCTCGGGGTATAACAGGCAGGCAAGGGGAGCGTGTAGGGCGCTCCTCACTTCCATGAGGATGAAGGAGAAAGACCGATGGTGGCGCCGAAGGGAAACAGATATTGGGCCAAGCGCCGCCGGAATGGCCGCAAGCCGCTTTACGAGACGCCGGACCAGCTCTGGCGGGCCTGTGTCAAATACTTCGAGTGGGTGGAAGCAACACCGCTCAAGCAGGAAGAGATCATCAAATACCGGGATCGCTATGAGCGCATCGAACTCAACAAGATGAGGGCCATGAGCAAGAAGGGATTGTGTGTCTTTCTCGACATAGATCCGAAGACCTGGGAAGGTTACAAAACAAGGGATGAAGATTTTTTCCGTATCATAACGCGGGTGGAAGACATCATCTGGGATCAGAAGTTCACCGGCGCTGCTGCAGGCATTCTCAATGGCAATATCATTGCCCGTGAACTCCCCCTTGGCGGCAAGGAAGCCGAAGAGCCCGAAGTCCCCGAGCGCCCGCGTCCCTCAACTCAAGACATGGCCAAGGCCATCATCGAACTCATGGCCAGCACAAAGGCAAAGAAACAGGAGTGAAGGAGGGAGGGCGGACAGCCGCCGTTCGCTGCACCGGGTATCAACGACCGCTATTGCAGTGATTGCGGGCATCAGCGAGCATGTGCCAAGCCGTGGAGGCGGCGGTTGGATCTGGACAAAAGTGTAATACAACCTCGCTGGTTTTGCCCTGGGCTCTGTCCGTGCTAACCTTCTCATCTTTCGAGGGCATGTTGGGAAGGGCGCAAACGACTGTTTACGGCACGGCCAATCCTAATACTGTTGGTTGTGCTGAAGAGCAAACGTTGCGGAACGAACGTTATATGAAGGTTGTATACGACATCGAAAATATCCAACTTTTCGGCCATAACGCACGAGGATAATGAGATGCCGATTAACCCACCAAATTCCGACCCCAAGCGTGAGCTTGCAAGAAAATTAGCCGATGCAACACTTTCTGGTGCCATACCAGTCATTGGTGGGCATCTGGCGGCAATTTACAGCGTAACCCACCCTGCCAAAGGCGACCAAGATGTCAAGGTTTGGCGGGAAGATATCACAGCCCTCGTGAACGACCTTGAACAGGCTGTGACCTACATCTCAGAAACGATTGTTTTGTCTGAGGATGCAGCCTATCTCGGCAAATGGATCAGTGAAAACTCGGCTACGGCATTCTCTGAAATATTTGATTACGACCAGATCATTGCACAATTTCCTGACGCCTCGCCAAACGAAATACTCGAAGCGGTCGGGGAGCTTGAACTTGAAGGCATGGTTGTCGTCAGCAAGTGCTTCGGAAGGCCTTTCAGCCACCTGCTTATCAAACATAAGCTGTTTGAAGCGTTCGACCCTATTGTCTTTGACGGTGTCAGCCCACGGCAAGATGCCATCGTAATTGCAGAGGAACTCCTGAACTCGGACAACGGTGTTTCAGCCACGGACGTTTGCGAAAAGCAGGGGTGGGCAACTAGACGCTTCAACCCTGCTGTCGAAATTGTAGGTGAATTCATTGCTGACGGCCGAAAATCTCGACCAATGGGGCAAGAGTTTTCTATCCGCGCATTGTTTGTTGATGCAGGCGAACGGGCTCAATTGCGGAGGTTTGTAAACAGGGTGACTGGAAACAACTAGATCGACGCCCCTGTGGGGTTGTTTGTCCTCCAAGCCCCGAGGATATTTGAGGAACAGAGTTTAGACATAGATTCTAACACCTTATGTCCTGCTCGCCATAAAGTCGCATATTAGCCCAAGGTAGTCGTTACGCACGTAGCACAGCCTATCAAGTGACGGTTCATCTATGCAACATGCGGCGCTGAAAAATGGGAGAAGAGGCTGGAGGAGGTCATCCGCTGCGCCTAGCGCGAAGGTCGGTTCAGGGCCGAGGCTGTGTGAAAATTCAAAACTTTACAAAGCCCCCAGAAACGGGTTTCACAACTGAGTAGTTTTAGTGAAGCAATCGCAATCACTGTCTTACTCAATGTCTACGGAAGGAATGGCATTCTATTAGAATTTTCAAAAACGGTGTTTCCACACAGCCTCGGCCGCTATTGCTGGGGCTCATTTATGTACCTGCAAATGCTGCTATATTTAAAAGGTCTCTAACGGGTTCTAGGTATGTACACGTAAGGTGTTACACGCCTCAACCGTCTTCTGATTTTAGAATGAAGTGCGCTCTATTCTGAAATCTATCACTTACCCGAATTTCTTTTTAATGAAAGACGAGCTTTAAGAAAGATAGATTAATCGTTATGTTGTGTCCTGTGCAGTTTACACGCCGAATAAGACTGGCATCTACTTTATCCCGACTTGCTCTAATAGATGTAGTGGGTATGACTTGGTGCGCATGGGCTAAACAAAATGGTCACAGCGAATATGCTGAAAAATACCTGAGTTTTTCGAGACGTGCGGAAAGCAAAAATGGAAATTTCGCATTCACTATCAACCCATGGCTCCTTGAAACACTTGTGAACGAAGCATTAGTGCGCGTTAGTATCTGTGACAAAAGTGGATTTTCGTCTCCAAATGCACACGCTGATGTGATTTACAATCTGTCTGAGCTAATTCGCTTTATTGAAGAGGCAGATGATCAGCGTTTTTTAAGTAACAATAACGTTCTCTATGAAATGCATCGTTTGTCGCAACGTCAATTTGAGTGGCAACGCGGTTTCGCAAATCAACCACGCTTCTACCGATCACTCCGGCTATTTGGAAAGGGAGAGGTAGGCGAGTATTTCGAAAATTCAGTCGGCTGCTCTGTCCCGGACTTCATGGAAGCAGCATTTTACATATATCTTGGCCAAAGCAATTCCCCTTCACGAAATTGGGCATCATATAGGGAAGTCGGAGACATTTGCAGTGAAAAAGTTTTAAACGTACTAAACCATATCTCTTTGCCGTCTTATCGCGCAATCACTTGCTCAAGGAAGCTACGGGCTGGGGATCAGCCTATTGCTTATAAACCAAGCATCTTGCGTCAATATCCTATACTTCGTTTCGAAACGGCTAATTGCGATGCAATGTCGCCGCTGCCTTCACTGATATTGAATCGTGCAACCTCGGAGCTGTATCTAGATATTGTTGAAGGGGGAGGGAGTGTATGGAGCAAAATAGGCAAAAATTTCGAGAGATATTGCGAGGACTACCTCCGTGCAATGCTTGATGGCTTCGAGGTGAAACCGGAGTTTCGTTATGGAACAAAGAAAAACCCAATCGATACCCCAGATATCTTAGTATACAAAAATCAGACCATTCGTTTGGTGATCGAATGCAAGGCCAAACGCATGCCCATCGATGCTCGTTACTCCAGCGATCCGGTTGCCGCCCAGCAAAAGGCATACGAGGAGATTGCTAAGGGCATTTTTCAGATATGGCGTTTCCGATCTTGCGTTAGGCGAAATTGTTTCACTCAACCAGTCCATGAAGACTGCTTAGGTATAGTGGTTACAACAAATCCATGGCTTATCATGGGCATGAAGCTATATCCAGAAGTCATTGCTATCGCGAAACGTATAGTAGAAGAGAAAGATCCACAAATTGGAACCTGTGATCAAGGCAGGGTGCCTATCGTTCATGTCGACGATCTGGAATACCACTTGCAACATGGCACGACTGAGTCCTTTTTAGAACGTTTGAAGGAGATTGCTGAAGATGATAGCGGGTGGAAGTGGTCTCTAAACAGAGATATCAACGCGGGGGGAGTAATACGCCCTTACCCATTCAGTGACGAGTTGACTGACAGTTTGCCACGGATTTTCGGCGATAGAAAACTGTAAATATGATTAACCCTTCTTCTCTTTAAGAAGGCATCGTCACTTTTTCAAAGCTTTGTTTGCAAATTGAATCTTCGTGTCACTGCTTGTGCCTGCTCTGTTCGTTCTACGGTCAACTTATCTATGGAAATGCGGCACCACGTTCGAATGGCAGGAATGGGGAAAACTGCATTCAAGCGTGTTGTTCCAGACGACAGGCCGCTAATGGGATGTTGCGACACAGCATCCGTCGGATGTCGGCATTGGGCCGCGATTGCTGATCACGAGCCAAGATGCCCGTTGTCAACTAGCGATGCGTTGCACCAGACCGCTTCGAGCCCATTGTTGCCAAGACTAGTGCCCACTATTTCGCGGGTGCAGCAATGAAATCGACAGGAGGCTGGTTTGAAACCAGTATTCAATTGTTAGCAGGATCATCGCAATGTCAAACTAAGGAACCGACATTCACAGATACGGGTTCACTTTTTGTGTCTGTTCAAACGGTCTCTTAACTGGAACTGATCGTAGGCGATTTAGTATATCCTTATAACAATAATAGAGATATATAGGGTGCATGCAGCTACTGATGCCATCTATGCGCGACGTTATGGATTTAGGTCATCGCTGCAAGAGGAAACTCATGCTTAAGAAACTCCGGAATTTGTTCCGAAGCTCACCATCACCCAACGAAGATGAAATACGAAAAATGACCGCACATAAAAGCCCTCCAGACGCCAATGAGAACATTAAGCAGGCGATTGAGTATTACAAATCGCTGCAAAGCGAAAACGGCCCTGGCTACGCAATCATGATTTCAGGTGAGTGGGGAACTGGCAAAACCTATACAGTTCGAAAGATAGTTTCTGAGCTGGATAAGGCAGACGAGAACAATGAAACTAACAGCTCCAAGCCGAAAACCATCTGGATCAGTTTATATGGGCTGAGCGATTGTTCCCAAATCGACTATGAAATTTTTAGGCAAATGCACCCTTTGATGTCCAACCCAAAAGTTAAACTTCTCGCAAAAGTTGGCAAGGGAATGCTTAAGGGCACATTGAAAATTGACCTTGATGGAGATGAAAATCCGGATGGAACCGCGAATGTCGGTTTACCTGATATTGATCTAAGTGATTTCAGTGACCCGAAAAAGGCAGGAATACTTGTATTTGACGACTTGGAACGATCAAATTTTGAACACCCAGAGCAAATTCTTGGCTACATAAATAGTCTAGTCGAAGTAAATGGTCTTAAAGTAATAATAATCGCAAATGATAACAAACTTATTGAAAAGCACAGTGAGTACAAAAATATCAAAGAAAAACTTGTTGGAAATACATATGAAATTATTCCTGATATCGAAAACGCGATTGATACAATCATTGAATCTCTTCAAGGAGAAGCAAAAGTTTTTTTGAAATGCAGAAGAAAAGAATTATTCTCATTTTGCGAGAAATTTAAAGATAGCAAAGAATGGGAAAAGATAAATTTCCGTTGCTTGAACCGGGCGCTTTTTGATTATCAAAATATACACTCGAAAATCGACAAAAGCATCATCAGTCATGACCGTGAAATTACACAGTTCTTCTGCCTATTTTTGATTCTTAGCTATTTTACAAAAAAAGGAGTTTTGGGTCGTTCAGAGTTAGAAAAGCTTAATGGACTAAACGGCTATTTTCGACTCGATAAAGAGCGTAAAGACACTGTCAATAAAGTAGTCGAGGCATGGGAGCATACAGCAGGTAACCGCGAAACATTTGTAGAGATAGATGATTGGGTAAAGGCTTTGGTAGAAGGCAATCCTGCAAAACTTATTCAAAATCTCAAAGAAGCAGCCGCCTTCAAAATTCCAGAGAAAGAACATTCCTGGATTACAGTGTGGCATGGCCTAAATCGAGAAGAAAAAGAATTTGAGAAAGCCGTTAAAAAACTTGTATCCGAAATCAAAAAACGAAAATATAAGTCTCGTGGTGAATTACTACACATTATTGGCCTGTCTATTTGGCTGAAAAACGACATTTACCCCGAACCCAAAACAGAAACGGATAGTGCAAACGAAAAGCATAAATTGTGGCAGGAAATTTTCGACAATTGGAACGAATATATTAA encodes the following:
- a CDS encoding P-loop NTPase fold protein translates to MLKKLRNLFRSSPSPNEDEIRKMTAHKSPPDANENIKQAIEYYKSLQSENGPGYAIMISGEWGTGKTYTVRKIVSELDKADENNETNSSKPKTIWISLYGLSDCSQIDYEIFRQMHPLMSNPKVKLLAKVGKGMLKGTLKIDLDGDENPDGTANVGLPDIDLSDFSDPKKAGILVFDDLERSNFEHPEQILGYINSLVEVNGLKVIIIANDNKLIEKHSEYKNIKEKLVGNTYEIIPDIENAIDTIIESLQGEAKVFLKCRRKELFSFCEKFKDSKEWEKINFRCLNRALFDYQNIHSKIDKSIISHDREITQFFCLFLILSYFTKKGVLGRSELEKLNGLNGYFRLDKERKDTVNKVVEAWEHTAGNRETFVEIDDWVKALVEGNPAKLIQNLKEAAAFKIPEKEHSWITVWHGLNREEKEFEKAVKKLVSEIKKRKYKSRGELLHIIGLSIWLKNDIYPEPKTETDSANEKHKLWQEIFDNWNEYINDVRKYLSLSLNEYHFNDFSESFFGMGIICKNTDEFKALNKYINQISSERTLEKIITEVSGLAKNIPNDWEGFFRAVCFTSHPGNSYPSIPILHNIDAEVFVEYLLSTPAKSFRNALMFFNARYEPIDILEKLEPEYDWFQKVYQKLAEKRDASAGIERERINNGMRLYVEPAKNQWAMYKEYSRGE
- a CDS encoding toprim domain-containing protein; translated protein: MTSFDDWKEEARAVPVLKAAQMCGAKLVRAGGEYKGPCPMGCSSHDGFIVTPAKNLFLCRKGDVSGDAIALVMHAMGYDFIKACAFLTGRPAPNGREGQIDPAAVRKAAARREQAEQEQQRQNELSARKCASKRQSAYGLWKQALPIKATMAEAYAVRRHIGAAGSIPSLRFHPEVYNEDIRRTCPALLGLVIGPDKGFCGVWRIFLKEGGLKADVPQVKKGLGSAKGGAVWIASQEEALAPVWGICEGIETALSVRQLFGLPVFAALSTSGVAGFKVPPHVTHLVIYPDGDVPTQRKQGGWNAPPGMHAAAKLAARLRQEHLSHCIEQPPRDGDWNDILVTAQEKQLV
- a CDS encoding terminase small subunit is translated as MVAPKGNRYWAKRRRNGRKPLYETPDQLWRACVKYFEWVEATPLKQEEIIKYRDRYERIELNKMRAMSKKGLCVFLDIDPKTWEGYKTRDEDFFRIITRVEDIIWDQKFTGAAAGILNGNIIARELPLGGKEAEEPEVPERPRPSTQDMAKAIIELMASTKAKKQE
- a CDS encoding DnaB-like helicase C-terminal domain-containing protein; translation: MSDHDTRMLEEALIGALLNDSLQYYAISAGLKPECFSDPLLGEVYGVIASLLEQGKGLDVNLVCHGIKTPPKGFSLSAALLRFAKDTGGGSFIEDYAGEIIEGHRLRKLDAAAAKIATMSKTGERAEELAEEAHKAIDGVLSGTIVRETETAGHVGKRLLERISESHQEHAPHFTINTGLGFLDELLGPLIPGQLIWIGGRSGMGKSILSGQITTSVARQGIAVCPVLTEMSPDDAESRALQAATAIPSESIQALRLNAEEEERLAQAVYGRDGLPIHYDGGGFDPFDRIRARLKRLTRLQGIRLAIIDHFHDMTPIDPRKSDAEQKNELAKKLKELAKDLQIPIIVFAQAKRWEPMGGVIKAYKDIPWPNIQMFQGSAGIEQSADKMVVIHRPEWFLEQFKPASPGEEWQNAMFTWKNKTLLVIPKSRNSQGNRQVSCFFNGPLQRFQYEDPRDEALI